In the genome of Octopus sinensis linkage group LG12, ASM634580v1, whole genome shotgun sequence, one region contains:
- the LOC115217893 gene encoding uncharacterized protein LOC115217893, with translation MGSQFLLMILHYWKIQLSTWRLVKDDRCPVIKKLHIVCLHKYGKSNSVIATTVGRSRSAVQRIAANFKSSGTKDAKPKTGRPRKTLPRQDRIMIRMSLKDRFKSATEISHEFGYTSDVNVSRKTVSRRLQVSELLAHAPAKKPLISKKNQRARLHFCN, from the coding sequence ATGGGGTCACAGTTTCTTCTTATGATTTTACATTATTGGAAAATTCAACTGTCAACTTGGCGGCTTGTGAAAGATGACCGGTGTCCTGTGATAAAAAAACTACATATTGTGTGCCTTCACAAATATGGCAAGTCAAATTCTGTGATAGCAACTACTGTAGGCAGGTCTAGAAGCGCTGTGCAACGAATTGCAGCTAATTTTAAGTCATCAGGAACGAAAGATGCTAAACCCAAAACTGGTAGACCTCGTAAAACTTTACCTAGACAGGATCGTATTATGATTAGAATGTCACTGAAGGATAGATTTAAGAGTGCTACTGAGATATCCCACGAATTTGGCTACACCTCCGATGTCAACGTGTCACGCAAAACAGTTTCTCGGAGGTTACAAGTTTCTGAATTGCTTGCTCATGCACCGGCAAAGAAACCTCTGATCTCCAAGAAGAATCAAAGAGCCCGTCTTCATTTTTGTAATTAA